In a genomic window of Bacillota bacterium:
- a CDS encoding RQC domain protein, producing MSKKKQRVKYQLDSKGIMDLPFEEIKAILRGADDLIATGGRNLLSKIMKGSKDKKLLQYELDKSPVYGFFKDLKIEDITARVDWLIKRGYLKVTYYGRLPVIVYTKIGWEIERDTYSDELLEKLRSLIPDGDYSFVNELKERNRGMILLLLDKIKDSGEKKFIPLLKAWMDVDYRKVRKEISKVINHLEKEGDLADKVINF from the coding sequence ATGAGTAAAAAGAAACAAAGGGTTAAATATCAACTTGATTCAAAAGGCATAATGGATTTACCGTTTGAAGAAATAAAAGCAATCTTACGTGGTGCTGACGATCTCATTGCCACCGGAGGCAGGAACCTACTGTCAAAAATAATGAAGGGTTCAAAAGATAAAAAACTGCTTCAATATGAGCTGGATAAGAGTCCTGTATACGGTTTTTTTAAGGATTTAAAGATTGAGGACATAACGGCCAGGGTGGATTGGCTTATTAAAAGAGGATACCTAAAGGTGACATATTATGGCAGGTTGCCTGTAATTGTTTATACTAAGATAGGCTGGGAAATTGAAAGAGATACATATTCGGATGAACTGCTGGAAAAACTCAGGTCACTAATTCCGGATGGGGATTACAGCTTTGTAAATGAGCTTAAGGAAAGAAACAGGGGTATGATATTGCTGTTGTTGGATAAGATCAAAGATTCCGGGGAAAAGAAATTTATCCCGCTCTTAAAGGCCTGGATGGATGTAGATTACAGGAAGGTAAGGAAGGAAATATCCAAAGTCATTAATCATCTTGAAAAAGAAGGCGATTTAGCTGATAAAGTGATTAACTTTTAA
- a CDS encoding epoxyqueuosine reductase, translated as MEHLITASGFAASFRSPLIGCAAADDQVFTDIKSITHQGHMLPEDMLPGAMSVIAFFLPYSQEIVQSNLEAKKVSREWAVAYVETNKLINDICLEARKMFEERGFRVAWEKPTYSFDKQKLMSTWSHRHAAYAAGLGTFGLNNLFITDAGCAGRVGSFVIDAYVTPTPKPSGEKCLHKKGGKCGGCITQCPTGALTMEGFDRHRCYQWLLKWDNYYSDLPLTDVCGKCSLGKCSTTGY; from the coding sequence ATAGAACATTTAATTACTGCATCGGGTTTTGCAGCCAGCTTTAGGTCTCCGTTAATCGGTTGTGCTGCCGCGGATGACCAAGTTTTTACCGATATCAAGTCCATCACCCACCAAGGGCATATGCTGCCGGAAGACATGCTCCCAGGGGCCATGTCAGTTATAGCCTTTTTCTTACCATATAGTCAAGAGATCGTACAATCAAACCTTGAAGCAAAAAAGGTATCCAGAGAATGGGCAGTTGCTTATGTTGAAACCAATAAATTAATTAATGATATTTGCTTAGAAGCCCGGAAAATGTTCGAGGAGAGGGGATTTAGGGTTGCTTGGGAAAAGCCAACCTACAGCTTTGATAAACAAAAACTGATGTCTACATGGTCTCACAGGCACGCTGCCTACGCCGCGGGATTAGGTACATTTGGTTTAAACAATTTATTTATAACTGATGCAGGTTGTGCAGGGAGAGTGGGCAGTTTTGTTATCGACGCCTACGTTACCCCCACCCCCAAACCCAGTGGAGAGAAATGTTTACATAAAAAAGGCGGCAAATGTGGAGGATGCATCACCCAATGCCCTACAGGGGCTTTAACCATGGAAGGTTTTGACCGGCACCGCTGCTACCAGTGGCTCCTTAAGTGGGACAATTATTACTCTGATTTACCATTGACTGACGTTTGTGGGAAATGTTCATTGGGCAAGTGCTCAACAACCGGGTACTAA